TTTTATATCACAAATCAAGACAAAACCCGCAACATTGTATAAATAAACGAAGAACAAACTAGATAAATAGGTAAACGATCACAAGTAAGGTTATtcgagaaaataatttttgacgGACTTTTTGAACAAAGGAATTGAAGTGCAATGCTTAATGCTAGAAGGTAACGCATTCCAAAAGGATGTCGCACTGAAAGTGGAAGTTTTTTGCCCATAATTAGTATGAGCGGGGGGTAATAGGAAATTTTTATCAGCCGCAAACCTCGTCACATTATTAGTCTGCAAAAGATCAGATGTAATAAATGGGAATGCGAGTTGATTATACAGCAGTTTGTGGAATAAGGTCACAAGACTTAACCGGAACAAAAGATTTACTGGCAAGATATTGTAAGAGCGTAGTAATGTGTAGGCGTTCGATTGAGAAGAACTAGAAGTGACAATGCGGATTGACTAATTTTGAATGTGCTGTATTGATGACAAATGACAAGCGTAAGTGTTGCCCCATGAGGCTACACCGTAAAtaatatgactatgaatgaacgCAAAATACAGCGCCAGTAGAGCTTCACGGGAAAACGAAGGGCGAGCATTGATTATTGCACGGATACCAAACGCCGTCTTCTGCTTAAGATGGTTAAAGTGACTGCGAAAGGTAAGGCATGGGTCAAAGTGAATGCCAAGAAAGACGACATCACAATAAGTGAAAATCGAATGAATACCGATTTGTATTAAGAGAATAGCAAATAATGACCTCTGAGCACTTTTAAACACCATAAATGTAGTTTTTGTGGGGTTGATAACTAAGTGATTAGTGTTGCACCAATTCATAAGGGCACCTAATGCAAGATTGAACTTTGAAACAAGAGCATCAATGTTTTTATAAGATGAAGATATtgttgtgtcatcagcgtaaagaaCACACTGACCACAATCAAAATAGCTAAGAACATCAGaaagatcattcatatataaaataaatagcaaaAGACCCAATACTGAGCCCTGCGGTGCTCCTTGGTTAACATATTTTGTTGTAGAGAAGGTATTTGCggcatgtactgtgtactgtcgTTTCAAGTAGGTAATTTGTTAAGAATGCAAGCGCAGGGCCTTTTGTTCCATAGGACTGAAGTTTATGCTATAAGACTTGATGGTttacagtgtcaaaagcttttgtGAGATCTAAAAAAATCGAAGCAACTAAATTTCCCGAATCGATACTTTTTTATGTAGTCAGTGAGAGACTGCACAGCTAGACTTGTTGACCTACCTGGACGGAAACCAAATTGGCTGTCTCTAAGCAATCTAAATTTAACTAATATCCATTCAGACGttcaacaaacaatttttcggcTTGTTTGCTGAGGCAGGAAAGAATCAAAAATAAATGGTAGTTGGAAAGTGCTTGTTTATCGCCTTTTTTAAAAACTAGaattactttagctttttttcAGACTGCAGGAAATAAACCCTGTTTAAACGTAAGGTGTATATTATGACACAGCTTATCGGAAACTAAATGTGCAACCAGTTTTAAATGCCTTACACCAATGTCATCTAACCAAAGCCCTGTATTTTTAAGATTAGTTCATTATGTATCGCCTtctagcagacattccaaggactaaacggtaggtggctacctacaactactactactactactactactactactactactactactactactactactactactactactacatacatacatcggcACCGCACAACCCATTGCCAAGGAGCTTCGATCCGAAAAGTCAGTTTTTCGGCTGTCCAGGGATTCGGCCTAAGTAAGTTCAACAACATGAATTGCAGAACAGTTTGAATAAGTAGCCTCACAACGTTTTTATTGTCGTGAAACAGAAAATTTTGTTAATTACAGGCTATGCTACAAGATCGTCCCTTCGTATTGTACCAGCGGTCATTCGAACACGATGCTGGATTTTCCGGAGACCAGAAGTGTATCCAAGACATTGTGCTTGAGTTCTACCCTGAAGAAAAATATGCCGTGGGCGTTTTACATTGGCCTCTGTCTGAGTACCACAAGTAAGCGACTGAAGTATTTTATAATAAGATCCGACAAAGATGTGTATTGAGACCAGTATTCGATCATTCCGGCAATTATAGGCGGCGCAACAGTAGGTCGAAATGGTGGGCGAGATGATGATGAGGCGATCTCACAAGCGTGCGCGTCTGGACTAACAAAGGACGTCAGGCCCTCTAGTTTCGCCGTGGACTGTACTTCTTATCGCTAAGCAGACGCAGACATGTTTGCAGGCAAAGCAATCGGTCACATCATTTGCCCTGCAGATCGTTATCACCATGTGTGAGCTTTGGAGGTGGGCCGCGTGGTGCCGCCGGCGTCGCTGTAATGACCGAATAGGTGACACTGCTATTACGCGTCAAGTCGTAGTTTTTAACCCCAATTGTTTTCATTACTTAAGTGATATGCGAAATAAGCTAAAAAAGAAGTCCATGATAATTTCCCTCAGCATGACAGCACTTCCTCACAAAGCTAAAAAAAGCTGCTTACGCAGTGAAAGGAACGTTTTTGTTACACGACAGAAGAGAAATTACTTTCTTGAATATCAAGAGGACACTTGTGAGAAAATTGAAATACTTGTGATAACACTGTGAAATCGTAATGAACATGTGGTATGTTCTTGCTTGTTTATTATGATTCTCAAATACACCTTGCCAGAGCTCTAAGGTATTCATTTTGTTTTCAGAATTTTTCTGCCATGATCTCTGCATTGTAGTTTAAAGAGCGTTTTATCTCAATTCCTGGAATGTGTAAAAGAAATATCCGAAGTGACTTCTGTCCCCCCAAAACATACCCTTCAATATACTGTAAGTAACAAAATCACTCTACAGTGCTTTGTACAGAAGCAGGAGCTTGCAGAAGCACTAAGATGAATACGGTCTAAGCAATAAAAGCtcagagaaaaagaaacgtcGAAATGAGATAGAGATGAAACTGGCCCATGGTCAGCGGAagcatcagtgttttttttttttttgtagtatcaGTTAGTTCAGCTGCATCGTCACTTTTTTACAGTGCGATAAAAAGATTCTGCCAAAAAATTATTGCTAGGAACCAATTTTTTTGTCAAAACATTTCCTGCCATGAAAATGTTTCTCAAAATAGTTCGTTCCTCGTTCCAGCTAACATTCTTTTGCACGTTAAATCTACAGGTCAGCCATGGCACTTTGTAATAgggaagagagcagagagggagaGAGGGAGCATGGCGAAGGTAGAGAGCTTAACTAGACTACATTCAATTAACTACCCAACACGAGGGGAGACGAAGGTAAGGAAGTAGAAAATGAGAGAGAGGAATTGGACATTGCACACCAAACAAAGTGCAGGGTATCACAGGCAGAAGCTCAGTGATGTTGCCTTAAAGAATTGccgaagggctcgtgtggctttcttgGCAGATGTAGTGTGAGACCATGCACCCAGGATTTTTCCGGAGTAAAGGGACAACCATTCAGTCTCGTCAAAGCAATCAGAAAACTACGAAGAGAAAGCATGCATGCTTAAAGCTTTGGTTCATTATACAGAACGCTTGCAAGAGTTGAAAATACGTAACTGGCGCTTACAGAAGCGAACCGACGTTCGACAGCTCGTGATATTGCGGATTTTGTGTCCCCGCTCTTCCTTCGGTCTTCTTTATGCGACTGTGTTCACGATACTATTACatccattctttttttctgtctggtGGACTTGACACTGGTGTTCCTGCTCTGCCAGTTGTGTTGACGTAACGGCAAAGGCGTGAAAAGTTCACTTGGGGATGTTTTCTTCATTAAAACTGTCAGAAAGCGTATCGCTAAAGAAATACCGAAACACGCACAATTTACATCTTGGCCTTGTTAGGGAGGATTTATCTGCTTGCACGAGTGCAATTATGATTGGGAGCCAAACTGTTCAAATGGGATTACACAAACATTCGATGGTGGCTGGTGACATCCGTATGAAATATGACCTGTGTGCGCAATTCGAAGTTGCATGTCATTGGGATTTGCATCGCTCGCAGTCTACGAGGCTCTATCTTCATGAGAACCTTCATAGCAAGTGAAGCATGTGTCGTGAGCCTGTTGCCTGCCTCACCTGTCCAAGTACATCACGAACTTTACATGGTGCTTCTATAAAGTGAACTGCATGTTTTTGCTGCGTCCGTGTCAGCACTCGCACCTTCTCTCGAAAAATTATGTGCTCTCAATAGTGTGTGCTTTTGAACAGCTATGATGATTTTCGCTTACAGAGTCAATGCAACCGCCTACCTTTTTTCGGAAACGACCGAAGGCTACAGAATTCCTAACGCGTATGCGCTGTCCCCAAACAGTGGTAAGTTGTGGTGGAACGtcgtcaattaaaaaaaatcttgACCAAACATGACAAAGCATTGTTTCTCAACTCTTCTTTCCATGACTAGAGGAATGGCAAGCGCACTGAAACATGGCACCGCACTTTTAACTGCTATCGTAGACTGCTTCTACAGCACAGCTGGGTCAAGTAAGAAATAGCATACTTTACAGAAAGAACTGTCGTACCCAAAAAGCATGCAAAGACGAGGTGCTATACACTTCTGTACGGCgtcaaaaaagataccgcttGTTATTTTTTGGGAGTGACAAGCGATTCTTCATTTATACTATCATTGACTTTAGCCGCTTTATAGGGGTCAAAGACATTTATGGAAAGCCCCCGGTAAATCGTTGCAGAGGCCCGAAGCTTGAGTAGGCCGAAAATTGCTGGCTTTCGGTGGCCTCCTCGGCTCACTGCATGGTCATGATTTCGTTGTGCTTGTTCGATCTGAGCAACACACACTCACAGGGTGCGCAAACGCTACCGTTTGTGATGACTATTATTGTGCAATAAACCTGGTTATTTTGATATAGGGTATTCTAAGATTACTTTGGAGGTTAAATCCTGAATTTTCTGTCGCGTATAAATCTGGGTTATAGATGCATAAAACCCCGACTGGTGCAGGATTGCGTTTGTATGTACTGCGAATTTAAAGCCTGAGCTTTGCTTATTATTGAGGGTAGTGGTACGAGTGTACGTCTCTGCATTGTATGGTGTGGTGATATTTCGTGAAATATGATCATGTAACCACCCACCCACTCCTGTTCCTCATTATTTATGTGATATCTGGTCCTTCCGTATTTGCATTCCTACTCCTAGGTAGCCGGTAAGGCGGAGAACCGAGGCTTAGTCTGTAAGCTCTCGGGCTACTGTCTTTTAGTTTGTGACTTGGTGTACTAAATATACTAACCTTTAACACGAAAAATTTTCATGTCGGGGCCAACCGCCGCTGCATGAAGCATTTACGTCCCGAATGTGATGTTGTAAAACATTTCCAAACACGactgcagagaaaaaaaatggccccgtatctgcatgtcaatgtgcaaatgtcgccgaaagaggatagtcttgcgtgtggagagagtaaacaagatgttctgcgcaagaaaatctgtgaatggtattctggaggcgctgcgttagagtgcctcgagcgtgcagggAAGGCGAACGATAGCTAaactcacgtcacacgtgagtcATGAGGGCCATCTGGTAGTTTTGTTAGAAAAGAAAGCGCGTGGCTTTGaggcgggtgtgcgcgcccatctcagaggtgataaggtgtagaacgcaaggagacgcgtaggtgccaccaccgtctcgtcttagcaaagcgttggaaacactcgtctttccgtgcaagcattgcatggtcagggTAGTGTGATAATTGGTACGGtcctaaaattacctatgtatgccttttctagtgaaaaacgcacatgcagaatacatacgtgttgttatggtgcctcagacatgcgcaatgatTACTTTTTTATGACAATTGTACAAGCATGAACGTTCAAtcatgagcaacattggtgggcactgaggatgaggtcggccgtttcaagtacccgatgccgtttagagtgaacaaacagacaatcgtacagagagacagacagacagacagacagacagacagacagacagacagacagacagacagacagacagacagacagacagacagacgaaaatatttgcgtcgaaggtccacaagaaagactaccgtcctTAAGAAGGCAGAAGAAAGTATTTCGCAACGGGGCGTCAAACTAGTGACCTCGCTCTCCTAAGCCCGCGTGGTAAGCACTAGACCACAAAACTACCTTTGGCGGAGAgccccgccaaggtggtctagtggctaaggtactcggctgctgacccgcaggtcgcgggttcagatcccggctgcagcggctgcatgtccgatggaagcggaaatgttgtaggcctgtgtgctcatatttgtgtgcacgtaaaaaaaccccaggtggtcgaaatttccggagcccttcactacggcgtctgtcatattcatatggtggttttgggacgttaaaccccacatatgaatcaatacCTCTGGCGGAGAGCGTACAAGCGacccatttatatacaccatagaCCGCTGGTGGTCGTCAGAGCTCAGAAAGGTCAGTGCGCTTTAgtaatcagtagcgagatggcatgGCAAGCACGCGTTGAGCGCACGCGCCTCCACATGGCGTGTTCAACGTGGTAAAAATGCGTGGAGATGCTCTATAGCGTGTTAGCTCACTGGCATGCCCGCTTATCTTGGAATACGGGTGCTTGGTATCTGTGGTGGTTCCACCGCAAGTTTGTTTTTAAGTTACAGTAGTTACCACGTGAACGTCAGTTTGCTCGCTGCCATGGCCGCATTTACGGAAAAAGCGTGTTTTTCACACATGGAGTTAGAATCCTGACAGTTGTTTGTACACGCTAGTCCTAAGTATGTTAATTTCGAGCATGCTTCCTGTCTGAAATGTGCTCCGCAAGTTTCGAGATGCTCACCGTTATTCACATGCTATTGCAATTTGTTACTGCAGCATTGAGTCTTTGGCCTTGTGGCTAAACAATGCGCAGTGAATGCTCAACCTCTGCGAGAACACGTTTAACTTCAGCGTTTTACCTATTCCGAAAAGGACAtatcaatcatgttttttttctttgctattaCATAGCTTTAGTGTTCGCAGTGCCTCTCGGAAGATCCAAATTTATACGATATATCCTACCGCCGTCTCAGAGTGACTGAAGATTACTTCCACTTGTTTTGGGGATATAGATTGCGACAGTTCTTTCCACTGGCATTTATATGTGTGGATAGCTTGCAGCAGCACCCGCTGTACGTTTTCCTTCGCGATGTGGAGCCATGGATAAGAAGACACGCTTATAAGTAGCTACGTCGACAAACGCGATGTATGTGTGGTTAATTAATTTGCTCTTGCACATCTTGCGCTATGCTTTCCCCTGCAGCCTAACGGTGGGTGCGATGCGATTCTTGAATGTACAAGAAACAATTATAATCCATGTGCTTCCGGAGAAGTGTACTTTGAGCCTATGTAATCAAGTGACCAAATATTTGATTTGTTCTGCTCCAGTACAATTACTCAAAAGCGATATTGTCTTTTGTTTCTGTGGTAACACAAAAGCACTCTGGAAGATATTGGATGCTGTCCCAAAATGCAACTGTCAGACTCTTGCTCTGTGCCTGATTTTCTTGCACTATTTCGTAATAAAGCAAGCTTTTACATTTTGCGCAACTCGTACATGTTGTACCAATTTGACAAAATGGGAATGAAGCGTGTACCAAGTACTGGTACAGGTTGTACCAGTACTTCGAATCAATTGTCAATGTCCGTTTGTCTTTATCCGGTATTTAAACATTACCATTTACATGACCGTATAGCTATTCTGGTGTGTTTGGTCACTTCTTATGGAGCTTCTGAGTAACAGCATAGTGTTGCGCCGCGTGCATTCCTTTATTGCATTCGCCGTCAAATCTCCTCGAAAACATTTTCCAATATATGCCAAGAGAACTTGCTTCTCTTGGCATATATTGCAAAGGCAAAAAGAAGACATTCATAACAAAAGGCTGATTTGTATGTAAACTTGACCACGCATAAAAACCTCAGAGATGTAGCCCATGTGCGGTGGGGCAGTTCCTACAAGCTAGACCAAGGCTGAAAGCAGGAAGGCTCTTGACAGGGAAAAAACAATAGAGTTGAGGAGAATGTTGTGCACTCAGACGCAATCTGGAGTGAACAAAGATTAAAGGCTCTACAGTTCCAATGCAGAAAGAAGGAAATGAAGAATAGTTCATAGCTTGGCGAGTTCGTTTAGAACAACGGGATGAAACTTTGTTGTCGTGGTCTCTTATTTGGTACTTTTTCGCCAAAATATATGTAGGCTAACTAGCACAGCTAAGAAATATTAAGCGATGAACCTCGGGAAAAGTTGGATTCAGGTACCGCTGTGGGGATATTTATTACATGAAGCGCGTCGCTGATATGATGTTATCGCTTCGACTACCCGCAAAGTTATCCTCAATGTGAAACAACCTCATAGTAGGAAACCTGCCGCAAGCGCATCTGTAGTGCGTAAACCACCACGGTAGCCGCAGTTTCGATATGAACTAGAATGTTTTATACCCACCTGCAGTTATTAAACCCCAGTGGAGTCGAAGTTTTCGAAGCCCATCAATACggcatctcataatcatgtggagatcttgagacgttaaaccacatataATATTACTGAATGAAATTTAAGtgatgggtgtgtgtgtgtgtgtgcctggcTAGGCAACTACAGCGGTTTGATGGTCAAGATATCTGTTTAGTTTTGTtccacaaaaaaaatcacaggacAAGTTTCTTCGAACCCTAATAGCAGCAACTTGAAAGTTACATGGTATAGATAGGGCGCTAGTTTATTGGAAGGCCTGAGGTGGCGCTCTCTGGTCTGCTACTCAGCTcacaaagaaaaatagaaatggAGGAAAAGAGTAATGAAAATGATGGGTACAGTAAGAGGAGATGCGTATGTAAAATAAAAACATAGCACTGTGGTAATCGTAAACATTTGTGCGAAACACTTAGGTGACGTCCCACAGGTCACCTAAGTACTTAGATGA
Above is a window of Rhipicephalus microplus isolate Deutch F79 chromosome 1, USDA_Rmic, whole genome shotgun sequence DNA encoding:
- the LOC142768347 gene encoding uncharacterized protein LOC142768347 produces the protein MLQDRPFVLYQRSFEHDAGFSGDQKCIQDIVLEFYPEEKYAVGVLHWPLSEYHKVNATAYLFSETTEGYRIPNAYALSPNSVKTLNTQYTFVASEYDNCDILRVRHQNNGCELWSLMEKVNKISSLCHFIYDLLCGPEKYMIYDRETCGNVPLWIQ